Proteins from a single region of Engystomops pustulosus chromosome 5, aEngPut4.maternal, whole genome shotgun sequence:
- the LOC140133519 gene encoding ferroportin-like isoform X2, translating into MWHFAISVFLIELYGHNLLLTAVFGLVVAGSVLVFGALIGDWIDRKPRNKVAHASLFIQNSSVTACCIVLMLVFTYKNEIEQIWHGWFTVFCYGVVIILADLANLASTALTITIQKDWIVVITGDNRSQLAGMNATVRRMDQVINIFAPLSVGQVMTWASNVVGCGFILGWNLVSLLVEFIFLSRVYKMVPQLAVKPQQSIGEHYIERQLELRNVQGDLPICSIIGDFISTPAIPSVSHKERSPTPEPPPEHTSALPGCFQNLHRMLRTCTDGWKSYYRQSVFLAGLGLAFLYTTVLGFDCITTGYAYTQGISGSLLSILMAVSAISGLMGTFLFTKLRRHYGLVVTGIISSCLHVSCLMLCVFSVFAPGSPFDLGIFSVILGVNSSSNTEKLHQNQLHIYPSQGNINQPILPDRSSIHWTNNTVLFESVRAGDLPDSYISIILLFSGVILARVGLWSFDLTVTQLLQENIPESERGVVNGVQSSMNYLMDLVHFIMVILAPQPQQFGLLVIISILFVIAGHTMYFFYTRKYKTKERESLNTPA; encoded by the exons TTGCTCATGCGTCACTATTCATTCAGAATTCATCTGTCACTGCTTGCTGTATAGTCCTGATGCTGGTATTCACCTATAAAAATGAAATAGAGCAGATTTGGCATGGCTGGTTTACA GTATTCTGCTATGGAGTGGTTATTATTTTAGCTGATCTGGCAAATCTTGCAAGTACGGCGCTAACTATAACGATCCAGAAGGACTGGATTGTAGTTATTACAGGAGATAACAGAAGCCAGTTGGCCG GGATGAACGCAACTGTGAGGAGAATGGATCAAGTCATTAATATCTTTGCCCCATTATCAGTGGGTCAAGTCATGACTTGGGCTTCCAATGTGGTTGGATGCGGTTTTATTCTTGGTTGGAATCTGGTTTCATTGCTGGTGGAATTTATCTTCCTCTCCAGAGTTTATAAAATGGTACCTCAGCTGGCGGTAAAGCCACAGCAGTCCATCGGAGAGCATTACATAGAGCGACAACTGGAACTTAGAAATGTGCAAG GTGATCTTCCAATCTGCTCCATCATAGGTGACTTCATCAGCACTCCAGCCATTCCCAGTGTATCACATAAAGAGAGGTCCCCGACCCCAGAGCCCCCACCAGAACATACTTCAGCACTTCCTGGTTGCTTCCAAAATCTACACAGAATGCTGCGAACCTGTACAGACGGCTGGAAATCCTACTACAGACAATCTGTCTTCTTAGCAGGTTTAGGGTTGGCCTTCTTGTACACCACTGTCCTGGGCTTCGATTGTATTACCACTGGTTATGCCTACACTCAGGGGATAAGTGGTTCTCTGCTCAGCATACTCATGGCTGTGTCTGCCATCTCAGGATTAATGGGCACCTTTCTGTTTACCAAACTAAGAAGACATTATGGCTTAGTGGTCACAGGAATTATATCCAGCTGCCTCCATGTTAGTTGTTTGATGCTTTGCGTATTTTCCGTCTTTGCTCCAGGAAGCCCGTTTGACTTGGGCATTTTCTCTGTTATTTTGGGTGTGAATTCTTCTTCAAACACTGAAAAACTGCATCAGAATCAGCTTCATATTTATCCATCTCAAGGGAATATTAACCAACCTATCCTCCCAGACCGCTCCTCAATCCACTGGACTAACAATACTGTGTTGTTTGAGAGTGTCCGTGCCGGCGATCTTCCAGACTCTTATATATCCATTATACTGTTGTTTTCAGGAGTAATATTAGCGAGAGTGG GTCTGTGGTCCTTTGACTTAACAGTGACTCAACTTCTCCAGGAGAATATTCCTGAATCGGAGCGCGGAGTTGTCAATGGGGTGCAAAGCTCAATGAACTACCTGATGGATCTAGTACACTTCATCATGGTCATTCTTGCTCCTCAGCCTCAACAGTTTGGGCTCCTGGTTATCATCTCGATTCTGTTTGTGATCGCTGGACAcaccatgtattttttttataccagaaaatataaaacaaaagagAGGGAATCACTAAATACTCCTGCCTGA
- the TOMM7 gene encoding mitochondrial import receptor subunit TOM7 homolog has translation MPELSKEAKQRLQKVFKCGQFTIRWGFIPLVLYLGFKRGADPGMPEPSVLSLLWG, from the exons ATGCCTGAACTCAGCAAAGAAGCTAAACAGCGCCTGCAAAAGGTCTTCAAGTGCGGACAGTTCACCATCCGCTGGGGATTCATCCCCCTCGTCCTGTATTTAG GATTTAAAAGGGGAGCTGACCCCGGGATGCCGGAACCCTCCGTACTAAG